The proteins below are encoded in one region of Desulfonatronum thioautotrophicum:
- the betA gene encoding choline dehydrogenase, protein MPQKTYDVIIIGAGTAGSILANRLSADPDRRVLVLEAGRWDHKMDFRIHMPSALAFNLTNTFYNWAYESEPEQHMHNRRIAQPRGKVLGGSSSINGMIHIRGNAMDYEKWGAIKGLETWDYAHCLPYFQKMEYRLKGADAYQGRTGGQYLTTPQCDNPLFDAFFAAVQQAGYPITSDVNGHQQEGFGKFESTTYRGNRWSTARGYLHPALHRSNLKLICKALTTRVLFEGLTAVGVEYRKGGKLHKVYAGEVICCGGAINSPQLLQLSGVGNPEHLLAKGVSVVADLPGVGENLQDHLEVYVQCASKRPVSLYPALKPWNMPKIGLEWLFWRKGIGASNHFEAGGFVRSNDEVAYPNLQFHFLPIAIRYDGSAPSEGHGYQLHVGPMYSDAKGSVRLLSNDPTTPPRIRFNYLSTEKDRKEWIEAIACARKIFNQPAFEAFKSKELSPGEHISSDEEVLDFVAREGESAYHPSCTCKMGYDDMAVVDKDLRVHGLKNLRVVDASVMPEITNGNICAPVLMIAEKAADAILGNTPLPPSTLDFYRHTAAGDK, encoded by the coding sequence GTGCCTCAGAAAACATATGACGTGATTATCATCGGTGCCGGGACCGCGGGGAGTATTTTGGCCAATCGGTTGAGCGCGGATCCGGATCGTCGGGTGCTTGTCCTGGAAGCCGGTCGCTGGGACCACAAGATGGATTTTCGGATCCACATGCCCTCGGCCCTGGCTTTCAATCTGACCAACACATTCTATAACTGGGCCTACGAGTCCGAGCCGGAACAGCACATGCACAACCGCCGGATTGCCCAGCCCCGGGGCAAGGTCCTGGGCGGTTCCAGTTCCATTAACGGAATGATCCACATTCGCGGCAACGCCATGGACTACGAGAAATGGGGCGCGATCAAGGGCCTGGAGACTTGGGACTACGCCCACTGTCTGCCCTACTTTCAGAAGATGGAGTACCGGTTGAAGGGCGCGGACGCCTATCAGGGACGCACCGGCGGGCAGTATCTGACCACCCCGCAGTGCGACAACCCCCTGTTTGACGCCTTTTTTGCCGCGGTCCAGCAAGCCGGTTACCCGATCACTTCGGACGTGAACGGCCACCAGCAGGAAGGGTTCGGCAAGTTCGAGAGTACCACCTATCGCGGTAATCGCTGGAGCACGGCCCGCGGGTACCTGCATCCGGCCTTGCACCGTTCCAACCTGAAGCTGATTTGCAAGGCCCTGACCACCAGGGTGCTTTTTGAGGGCCTTACCGCCGTGGGCGTGGAATACCGCAAGGGCGGCAAGCTGCACAAAGTGTACGCCGGCGAGGTCATCTGTTGCGGAGGAGCGATCAATTCCCCACAACTCCTGCAGCTCTCAGGGGTTGGTAACCCTGAACACCTCCTGGCCAAGGGCGTTTCCGTGGTTGCGGACCTGCCTGGCGTTGGCGAGAACCTCCAGGATCACCTGGAGGTCTACGTGCAGTGCGCGTCCAAGCGACCGGTCAGCCTCTATCCGGCACTCAAGCCCTGGAACATGCCGAAGATCGGTCTGGAGTGGCTGTTTTGGCGCAAGGGAATCGGAGCAAGCAATCACTTTGAGGCCGGCGGCTTTGTGCGCAGCAATGATGAAGTGGCCTACCCGAATCTGCAGTTCCACTTCCTGCCCATCGCCATCCGTTACGACGGGAGCGCGCCCAGCGAGGGCCACGGGTACCAGCTCCATGTCGGGCCGATGTACAGCGACGCAAAGGGCTCGGTGCGGCTGCTGTCCAATGACCCGACCACCCCGCCGCGGATTCGGTTCAACTACCTGTCCACGGAAAAGGATCGCAAGGAATGGATCGAGGCCATTGCCTGTGCCCGGAAAATATTCAACCAGCCAGCCTTCGAGGCCTTCAAGAGCAAGGAGCTTTCCCCGGGTGAGCACATCTCCTCTGACGAGGAGGTTCTGGACTTTGTGGCTCGGGAAGGGGAGAGCGCCTACCATCCCAGCTGCACCTGCAAAATGGGCTATGACGATATGGCCGTGGTGGACAAGGACTTGCGTGTGCATGGTTTGAAAAATCTGCGGGTGGTGGATGCTTCGGTGATGCCGGAGATCACCAATGGGAACATTTGCGCTCCGGTGCTGATGATCGCGGAAAAGGCCGCGGATGCGATTTTGGGGAATACACCTCTGCCGCCGTCCACATTGGACTTTTATCGACACACGGCGGCAGGTGACAAGTAA
- a CDS encoding HEPN domain-containing protein, giving the protein MSEARGSFEFGIKDSEDLLVHFDAINCQPPPENAEVLKRASLVMALTAWETYVEDRVEEALSKKLAVVSGSYAGNFILRKLANDLKTFHNPDSNKTRRLFLGVSRSRCDGRLELGQYGSSEGKKDT; this is encoded by the coding sequence ATGTCAGAAGCACGTGGCTCCTTCGAATTCGGAATCAAAGACTCCGAAGACCTTCTGGTGCATTTTGATGCGATCAACTGCCAGCCCCCACCGGAAAACGCAGAGGTGCTGAAAAGGGCGAGCTTGGTTATGGCTCTGACCGCATGGGAGACTTACGTCGAAGATCGGGTAGAGGAAGCGTTATCTAAGAAGCTGGCTGTTGTTTCCGGGAGCTATGCTGGCAACTTTATCCTTAGGAAGTTAGCAAACGATCTCAAAACCTTTCACAATCCAGATTCAAACAAAACTCGCCGACTATTTTTAGGAGTATCTCGAAGTCGATGTGACGGAAGGTTGGAGTTGGGCCAATATGGATCCAGCGAAGGCAAAAAAGACACTTGA
- a CDS encoding branched-chain amino acid ABC transporter permease, translated as MQRFTVPILLAALFSGLIGMSQGGMIDLYIQSVIMFMGINIILSSSLNIVNGYMGEFSCGHAGFMAVGAYVSSVLSVWLLTDDRVFGPALLSPELALVIFPLCLLGGALAAALAGLLVAIPSFKTRDDYLAIITIASLYIIKSTIENISTIGGPRGFMGMRSVVVFMEDVIELPWMMIWIFICTVFTVWIIRRFVSSTYGKGILAIRQDEVAAEIMSVNTNKMKVVAFMLSSGLAGLAGGLFAHVLGYINPGAFGILKTTEIMVMVYLGGMGSLTGSVLSAVLFTLLMEAMRPLQIIKWVIVPLMLIILMHFRPEGIMGNRELSDIFPRLRRWVQFK; from the coding sequence ATGCAGCGTTTTACCGTCCCCATTTTGCTGGCCGCGCTCTTCTCCGGACTGATCGGCATGAGCCAGGGCGGCATGATCGACCTGTACATCCAGTCGGTGATCATGTTCATGGGCATCAACATCATTTTGTCCAGCAGCCTGAACATCGTCAACGGCTACATGGGTGAATTCTCCTGCGGTCATGCCGGGTTTATGGCCGTTGGGGCGTATGTGTCCTCCGTGCTTTCAGTCTGGCTGCTTACCGACGACCGCGTTTTCGGCCCGGCTTTGTTGTCCCCTGAGCTGGCCCTGGTCATCTTTCCCTTGTGTCTGCTGGGCGGTGCATTGGCCGCGGCCTTGGCCGGACTGCTGGTGGCCATCCCCTCGTTCAAGACCAGAGACGACTATTTGGCCATCATCACCATTGCTTCGTTGTACATTATCAAGAGCACCATCGAAAACATCAGCACCATTGGCGGGCCCAGGGGGTTTATGGGCATGCGCTCCGTTGTCGTGTTCATGGAAGATGTGATCGAACTGCCCTGGATGATGATCTGGATTTTTATCTGCACTGTTTTCACCGTCTGGATCATCCGCCGTTTTGTTTCCTCCACCTACGGCAAAGGCATTCTGGCCATCCGTCAAGACGAAGTGGCCGCGGAGATCATGAGCGTGAACACCAACAAAATGAAGGTAGTGGCGTTCATGCTTTCTTCAGGTCTGGCCGGTCTGGCCGGGGGGCTGTTCGCTCACGTCCTGGGCTACATCAACCCCGGAGCTTTCGGCATCTTGAAAACCACTGAGATCATGGTCATGGTCTACCTGGGGGGCATGGGCTCCCTGACAGGCTCGGTGCTCTCGGCGGTGCTGTTCACCCTGCTCATGGAGGCCATGCGACCGTTGCAGATTATCAAATGGGTGATCGTGCCGCTGATGCTGATCATCTTGATGCATTTCCGGCCGGAGGGGATTATGGGCAACCGTGAACTTTCCGATATTTTTCCACGCCTGCGCCGTTGGGTTCAGTTCAAGTAG
- a CDS encoding HEPN domain-containing protein: MDPAKAKKTLDAWLKKRGDAVHRAKKPTNGSPSKHLVKREELVKVIRFVKELVAATEKHLASRL; this comes from the coding sequence ATGGATCCAGCGAAGGCAAAAAAGACACTTGATGCTTGGCTAAAGAAACGAGGCGATGCGGTACATCGCGCGAAAAAACCTACTAATGGTAGTCCAAGCAAGCATCTCGTGAAACGCGAGGAGCTCGTAAAAGTCATTCGCTTCGTAAAAGAACTTGTCGCTGCCACGGAGAAGCATCTTGCATCGCGTCTCTAA
- a CDS encoding FadR/GntR family transcriptional regulator, which produces MDGPFAGASSGKLENVCCVPAKAGRAGEDIALQIQAAVLDGTVRPGERLPSERELQVLFKTGRGVIREALQVLKHKGLIEIRKGAKGGAFVKNIEVVSVSEAFALFLRQNQTDPNNLIEFRESLDLVITDLAIARGSAGQKQQLVERTETLAKVANCSVAHDASHPEGNPGSASMEGAETLVELDRELNLLFAKMAGNPIFEWIMQAIQSGFSSLDNALYEDAAYRRIAVGNWQNTAQAIFRNDPLKAKSFISYHYMVLRQKVDQAHAINDSGVKTTIIQGENWSASENI; this is translated from the coding sequence ATGGACGGTCCATTTGCAGGTGCTTCAAGCGGAAAACTGGAAAATGTTTGCTGTGTTCCAGCCAAGGCCGGTCGTGCGGGTGAGGATATCGCCCTGCAAATTCAGGCCGCTGTACTTGACGGTACGGTTCGCCCTGGGGAGCGACTGCCCAGCGAGCGGGAACTGCAGGTTTTGTTCAAGACCGGTCGCGGCGTGATCCGGGAAGCCCTGCAGGTGCTCAAGCACAAGGGGTTGATCGAGATTCGCAAAGGAGCCAAGGGCGGTGCTTTTGTCAAAAACATCGAGGTGGTCAGCGTCAGCGAGGCGTTTGCCCTGTTTTTGCGCCAGAATCAGACGGACCCGAACAACCTGATTGAATTCCGGGAGAGCCTGGATTTGGTCATCACGGACCTGGCTATTGCCCGAGGAAGTGCTGGGCAAAAGCAACAGCTCGTGGAGCGGACCGAGACCCTGGCCAAAGTTGCAAATTGTTCCGTGGCTCACGATGCGTCCCATCCGGAAGGCAATCCTGGTTCAGCAAGTATGGAGGGGGCGGAGACCCTGGTTGAACTGGACCGGGAGCTCAATCTGTTGTTTGCCAAAATGGCCGGAAATCCGATCTTCGAGTGGATCATGCAGGCGATCCAGAGTGGTTTCAGCTCTCTGGACAATGCCCTGTATGAAGATGCCGCGTATCGGCGCATCGCGGTGGGCAATTGGCAAAACACGGCTCAGGCAATTTTTCGGAACGATCCACTGAAGGCCAAGTCCTTTATCAGTTATCACTATATGGTATTACGCCAGAAGGTGGATCAGGCCCACGCGATAAATGATAGCGGAGTCAAAACGACAATAATTCAAGGAGAGAATTGGAGTGCCTCAGAAAACATATGA
- a CDS encoding helix-turn-helix domain-containing protein, protein MQTRIKVTSPESLGASLRALRKDKGLNQTEAGKPAGVNQVTVSSIERGVPTRVDTLFRLLAALDLELVIQPREKPDEDAW, encoded by the coding sequence ATGCAAACACGAATCAAGGTCACCTCGCCGGAGTCTCTTGGAGCATCGCTCAGAGCGCTGCGTAAGGACAAGGGGCTGAACCAGACTGAAGCCGGGAAACCCGCGGGCGTCAACCAAGTCACCGTCTCGAGCATTGAACGGGGAGTTCCGACCAGGGTGGATACGCTTTTTCGACTTCTTGCGGCCCTTGATCTGGAGTTGGTGATCCAGCCGAGAGAAAAGCCGGATGAGGATGCATGGTGA
- a CDS encoding DUF814 domain-containing protein: MNQTYHALALYSGGLDSILAMKTIQDQGLRVLGLHFCSPFFGHPDKIDHWQRIYGLEIHPVDVHQKYIDILRQGPRFGYGKVLNPCVDCKITMLAHARSLLDHYGARFLITGEVLGQRPMSQRRDTLNLISKQAEVRDLLLRPLCAGHMPPTPMEEEGLVDRSRLHSISGRGRKDQLRLAEAYGLKEIPTPAGGCLLAEQESAKRFWPVLTRIPEPSPHDFALANLARQYWNKNLWVMVGRNKADNDTLERMAQNQDLLFKAVDIQGPLALGRCKPGMDWSEDDIREAALFVAGFTAKKRTPGEPAQIRVTTSGQSRILQIPQDTNAQYSTGWSDMSWDQTRQEKQDWIDAHA; this comes from the coding sequence ATGAACCAAACCTACCACGCCTTGGCCCTCTACTCCGGTGGACTGGACAGCATCCTGGCCATGAAGACCATCCAGGACCAGGGGCTGCGCGTTCTCGGCCTGCACTTCTGTTCACCGTTTTTCGGCCATCCGGACAAGATTGATCACTGGCAACGCATCTACGGGCTGGAGATCCACCCCGTGGACGTGCACCAGAAATACATCGACATCCTGCGCCAGGGCCCGCGCTTCGGCTACGGCAAGGTGCTCAACCCCTGTGTGGACTGCAAGATTACCATGCTGGCCCATGCCAGGTCCCTGCTGGACCACTACGGCGCCCGGTTCCTGATCACCGGCGAGGTCCTGGGTCAGCGGCCCATGTCCCAACGCCGGGACACCCTGAACCTGATCAGCAAACAGGCCGAGGTCCGCGACCTGCTGCTGCGACCTCTCTGCGCCGGACACATGCCTCCCACCCCCATGGAGGAGGAGGGCCTGGTGGATCGTTCCCGGCTGCATTCCATCTCCGGCCGCGGACGCAAGGACCAGCTCCGCCTGGCCGAAGCCTATGGACTGAAGGAAATCCCCACCCCGGCCGGCGGGTGTCTGCTGGCTGAACAGGAATCCGCCAAGCGGTTCTGGCCGGTGCTCACACGGATTCCCGAGCCCTCCCCGCATGACTTCGCCTTGGCCAACCTAGCCCGGCAATACTGGAACAAGAATTTATGGGTCATGGTCGGCCGCAACAAGGCGGACAACGACACTCTGGAACGCATGGCCCAGAATCAGGATCTGCTCTTCAAGGCCGTGGACATCCAAGGCCCGCTGGCCCTGGGGCGTTGCAAACCGGGCATGGACTGGTCGGAAGACGACATCCGCGAAGCCGCCCTGTTTGTGGCCGGTTTTACGGCCAAGAAACGGACACCCGGTGAACCGGCCCAGATTCGCGTCACCACTTCCGGACAGTCCCGTATCCTTCAAATTCCGCAAGACACAAACGCCCAATACTCCACTGGCTGGAGCGACATGAGCTGGGACCAGACCAGGCAGGAAAAGCAGGACTGGATCGACGCCCACGCCTGA
- a CDS encoding calcium/sodium antiporter, with translation MDILINLGLILVSAVLLWKGADLIVDHAAAIARRFGISELVIGLTIVAAGTSAPEFLVTVTAAYQGLPAIALSNVLGSNIFNLGLILGLVAMIRPIPTHSTLLYRDSGLLLGLTMTIMAMIYLDFLGRWSGTILLCGLVGYTVLLFARAPKEITGITMVSGALKKGEEDGDGSHVREKIGWRTYVLLLAGFIGVALGGRIMVQAATELALIMGVSQWTIGVTIVAAGTSLPELATCLAASLKGRNDMILGNLLGSDIFNFAGVLGLTMLLRPLHAPESALLSMILLNAMMLLVLFFIRSGWKLSRTEGALLICLALMRWGVDISGA, from the coding sequence ATGGATATCCTCATCAACCTTGGTCTGATCCTGGTCAGCGCAGTTCTGCTCTGGAAAGGGGCGGACCTGATCGTGGACCATGCCGCGGCCATTGCCCGGCGCTTTGGCATTTCCGAGCTGGTTATCGGCCTGACCATCGTCGCCGCCGGAACCTCGGCACCGGAATTTCTGGTCACCGTGACCGCGGCGTATCAAGGCTTGCCCGCCATTGCCCTTTCCAACGTCCTGGGGTCGAACATCTTCAACCTGGGGTTGATCCTCGGCCTGGTGGCCATGATCCGCCCCATCCCCACCCACTCGACCCTGCTCTATCGGGACAGCGGCCTGCTCCTGGGATTGACCATGACGATCATGGCCATGATTTACCTGGATTTTCTGGGGAGATGGTCAGGAACGATCCTGCTTTGCGGCCTTGTGGGCTACACTGTGCTGCTTTTCGCCCGCGCACCGAAGGAAATCACCGGGATCACCATGGTTTCCGGAGCTCTCAAAAAGGGCGAGGAAGACGGGGATGGCAGTCACGTGAGGGAGAAAATCGGCTGGCGAACCTACGTGCTGCTTCTGGCGGGCTTCATCGGCGTGGCCCTCGGGGGCCGAATCATGGTCCAGGCGGCCACGGAGTTGGCCCTGATCATGGGTGTCAGTCAATGGACCATCGGCGTGACCATTGTCGCCGCCGGAACCTCCCTGCCGGAGCTGGCCACCTGCCTGGCCGCCTCGCTCAAGGGTCGCAACGACATGATCCTGGGCAACCTGCTGGGCAGCGACATCTTCAACTTCGCCGGCGTCCTGGGCCTGACCATGCTCCTGCGCCCCCTCCATGCCCCGGAAAGTGCCCTGCTTTCCATGATCCTGCTCAACGCCATGATGCTCCTGGTCCTTTTTTTCATCCGCAGCGGCTGGAAACTTTCCAGAACCGAGGGCGCGCTGTTGATCTGCCTGGCCCTCATGCGCTGGGGCGTGGATATATCAGGGGCGTGA
- a CDS encoding ABC transporter ATP-binding protein, which translates to MALLEIQSVTQIFGGLCALSDFNLRFDGGELNGLIGPNGAGKTTVFNLVSGFYKPSQGKILFKGTDSRRLKPHKITALGVARTFQNIRLWHDMTVLDNIRLARHQKLGYNLVDALLRTRRYQHAEADIEHNAHEILEALKLDRYAQERPRNLPYGLQRRVEIARALAVKPSLLLLDEPAAGLNTADIEGLIELIRWIHGEFKLTIWMIEHQMDVVMSLCTWIKVIDFGATIAEGTPEQIRNNPDVIKAYLGDGTL; encoded by the coding sequence ATGGCCTTGCTGGAAATACAGTCCGTAACTCAGATTTTTGGTGGTCTCTGCGCTTTGTCCGACTTCAATCTGCGTTTTGACGGCGGTGAGCTGAACGGACTGATCGGCCCCAACGGCGCGGGAAAGACCACCGTTTTCAATCTGGTCAGCGGTTTCTACAAACCCAGCCAGGGAAAAATCCTGTTCAAGGGCACGGATTCCCGTAGGCTCAAACCACACAAGATTACCGCCCTGGGCGTGGCCCGGACGTTTCAGAACATTCGCCTTTGGCACGACATGACCGTGCTGGACAACATCCGGCTGGCCCGACACCAGAAGCTGGGTTACAACCTGGTGGATGCCTTGTTGCGAACCAGGCGTTATCAGCATGCCGAGGCAGACATTGAGCACAACGCTCATGAAATTCTGGAGGCACTAAAACTGGATCGCTATGCCCAGGAGCGTCCCAGAAACCTGCCTTACGGTCTGCAGAGACGAGTGGAAATTGCCCGGGCACTGGCAGTCAAGCCGTCCTTGCTGCTATTGGATGAGCCGGCAGCCGGTCTGAATACGGCGGACATTGAGGGGCTTATCGAGCTTATCCGCTGGATACACGGGGAGTTCAAGCTGACTATCTGGATGATCGAGCACCAGATGGACGTGGTCATGAGCCTTTGCACCTGGATTAAGGTGATCGACTTTGGCGCCACCATCGCCGAAGGCACGCCCGAACAGATCCGGAACAACCCGGACGTGATCAAAGCCTACCTGGGAGATGGAACGCTGTGA
- a CDS encoding type II toxin-antitoxin system HipA family toxin: MGRRKLSRELSVWMNGLRVGTLKRHSSGKLEFGYHEQWMRENSARPLSLSMPLRAEPYSGDVVENYYDNLLPDNQAVRRHLQRKFHTPSDNSFDLLSHIGRDCIGAVQLCPIERDPPPVHDIDATPVTDDQIAGILGNSRVMPLGISGDDDFRISLAGAQDKTALLLHAGRWHRPHGSTPTTHILKLPIGRIEHQNIDLSDSVENEWLCHQIVKEFGLPVAEASMRWFAGVNVLVIKRYDRRVSEDRSWIVRLPQEDMCQALGVPSALKYESDGGPGIEDIMKLLLGSSRSFEDRKTFLTANFLFWLLAAIDGHAKNFSIFLQAGGIYHLAPLYDILSAYPCLAKRNLEERKIKMAMAVRGANRHYHWFKILSRHWISTSKACHFPADEMEAIISEMLQQLDGVIASVSRQMPSNFPSNVAEPIFTGLLHARDRIIRSGN, translated from the coding sequence ATGGGGCGACGCAAGCTTTCAAGGGAACTCTCCGTCTGGATGAACGGTCTCCGCGTGGGGACGCTCAAGCGACATTCCAGCGGCAAGCTCGAATTTGGCTATCATGAACAGTGGATGCGCGAAAATTCAGCGCGGCCCCTGTCGCTTTCAATGCCGTTGCGAGCAGAGCCGTATTCCGGGGACGTGGTGGAAAATTATTATGACAATCTCCTCCCGGACAACCAGGCCGTCAGGCGTCATCTCCAACGGAAATTTCATACTCCCTCGGACAACAGCTTTGATCTGCTGTCGCATATCGGGCGCGACTGCATTGGTGCAGTCCAACTCTGTCCGATCGAAAGAGACCCTCCACCAGTCCATGACATTGACGCCACTCCTGTCACCGATGATCAGATAGCCGGGATACTCGGCAACAGCCGGGTCATGCCGCTCGGTATTTCCGGCGATGATGATTTTCGGATCTCCCTGGCAGGAGCGCAGGATAAAACAGCGTTACTCCTTCACGCTGGAAGATGGCATCGTCCCCATGGCTCGACTCCGACCACCCATATCCTGAAGCTGCCGATCGGCCGCATCGAGCATCAGAACATCGACTTGTCCGACAGTGTGGAAAATGAATGGCTTTGCCATCAAATCGTCAAGGAATTCGGGCTTCCGGTTGCCGAAGCAAGCATGCGGTGGTTTGCGGGGGTAAACGTTCTTGTGATCAAACGGTACGACAGGAGGGTGTCGGAAGATCGGTCCTGGATCGTCCGGTTGCCTCAGGAGGACATGTGTCAGGCGTTGGGTGTCCCTTCAGCTCTCAAATACGAAAGCGACGGCGGACCGGGTATTGAAGACATCATGAAGCTGCTCCTGGGATCATCCAGAAGCTTTGAGGACAGAAAAACATTCCTCACGGCGAACTTCCTCTTCTGGTTGTTGGCCGCGATCGATGGACACGCGAAAAATTTCAGCATCTTTCTCCAGGCGGGAGGGATTTACCACCTCGCTCCGCTCTACGACATCCTTTCCGCATATCCCTGTCTCGCGAAACGGAATCTGGAGGAACGCAAAATAAAAATGGCCATGGCCGTGCGCGGAGCAAATCGCCACTACCATTGGTTCAAAATTCTGAGCAGGCATTGGATCAGTACATCTAAAGCCTGCCACTTTCCCGCGGATGAGATGGAAGCAATCATCTCGGAAATGCTTCAACAACTGGATGGCGTGATTGCAAGTGTCTCGCGGCAAATGCCAAGCAATTTCCCGAGCAATGTGGCTGAGCCGATATTCACCGGGCTGCTGCACGCCCGGGACAGGATCATCCGAAGCGGTAACTGA
- a CDS encoding ABC transporter ATP-binding protein, whose product MMLSVENLKVKYGNIQALHGISFHVDQGEVVTLIGANGAGKSTTLMSIARLTPPEAPRVISGDIIFQGQSLLKIQAHDVVAKLKVALCPEGRHIFGNLTVMENLQLATYSRKPGENLEQEYQQIFDLFPRLHERRHQRSESLSGGEQQMLALSRALMTGCKFLMLDEPSMGLAPLLMYDMFRALKRLNQNGMTILLVEQNARLALQFAHRAYVLDTGAIRISGPCSELMDHPEVKKAYLGG is encoded by the coding sequence GTGATGCTTTCAGTGGAAAACCTCAAGGTCAAGTACGGCAACATCCAGGCCCTGCACGGGATCAGTTTTCACGTGGATCAGGGTGAGGTGGTCACGTTGATCGGGGCCAACGGCGCGGGCAAGTCCACCACGCTGATGTCCATTGCCCGCCTGACACCGCCGGAAGCCCCCAGGGTCATTTCGGGTGACATCATTTTCCAGGGGCAAAGCCTTTTGAAGATCCAGGCTCACGACGTAGTGGCCAAATTGAAGGTTGCCCTCTGTCCCGAAGGCCGGCACATCTTCGGTAACCTGACGGTCATGGAGAACCTCCAGCTGGCTACCTATTCCCGGAAGCCCGGTGAGAATCTGGAGCAGGAGTACCAACAAATTTTTGATCTGTTCCCCAGATTGCATGAGCGTCGACATCAGCGCAGCGAATCCCTGAGTGGTGGCGAGCAGCAGATGCTGGCCTTGAGCCGGGCCCTGATGACCGGGTGCAAGTTTTTGATGCTGGACGAACCGTCCATGGGGCTGGCGCCACTACTGATGTACGACATGTTTCGGGCCTTGAAGCGTTTGAATCAGAACGGCATGACCATCCTTCTGGTGGAGCAGAATGCCCGCCTGGCACTGCAATTCGCCCACCGGGCCTATGTCCTGGACACCGGCGCAATTCGGATCTCCGGACCCTGTTCGGAACTCATGGACCACCCGGAGGTCAAGAAGGCCTATCTCGGTGGGTAA
- the thrB gene encoding homoserine kinase, with product MSISHPDLSQTSPDLSPRTVPCLSLIGMAGAGKTTLGRALALRLGWALVDTDRLMEAHWGGPLQALMDRFGLAGFLRAEEDVVARLWLWRTVVATGGSVIYGASAIRRLRELGPVVYLRVRVSTVCERVRDARGRGLARRPGQSLEQLYAEREPLYQAAADLTLDMDDCSIDNALERLRPWLLERWGPQGQF from the coding sequence ATGTCCATCTCCCATCCAGACCTTTCCCAAACATCTCCCGACCTCTCTCCTCGCACCGTACCATGTCTGAGCCTGATCGGCATGGCCGGGGCGGGAAAGACAACCTTGGGGCGGGCCCTGGCGTTGCGGCTTGGTTGGGCTCTGGTGGATACGGATAGGCTCATGGAGGCCCATTGGGGCGGCCCGTTGCAGGCTTTGATGGACCGGTTCGGCCTTGCGGGGTTTTTGCGGGCTGAAGAGGACGTCGTTGCCAGGCTCTGGCTGTGGCGGACCGTGGTGGCCACTGGTGGTAGCGTGATTTATGGGGCCAGCGCGATACGGCGATTACGGGAGCTGGGGCCGGTGGTCTATTTGCGGGTCAGGGTGAGTACGGTCTGCGAGCGGGTCCGGGATGCACGGGGGCGTGGCTTGGCCCGGCGGCCCGGCCAGAGCCTGGAGCAGCTGTATGCGGAGCGCGAGCCCCTGTATCAGGCTGCCGCGGATCTGACCCTGGACATGGATGACTGTTCCATTGACAATGCCTTGGAACGACTTCGGCCATGGTTGCTGGAACGCTGGGGACCGCAAGGCCAATTTTAG